A single window of Tenericutes bacterium MZ-XQ DNA harbors:
- a CDS encoding transcriptional regulator, with the protein MSKKESYIKNRIRELRFMHDEMSQAQLSDLVGVSRQTIVAVEKGNYTPSLDLAFKIAEVFDLTIEEIFFKDEETYYNKSSNK; encoded by the coding sequence ATGAGTAAAAAAGAAAGTTATATTAAAAACAGGATCAGAGAACTAAGGTTTATGCATGATGAGATGTCGCAAGCACAACTCAGTGATCTTGTAGGTGTTTCAAGGCAAACAATTGTCGCAGTTGAAAAAGGCAATTATACACCATCGCTTGATTTAGCGTTTAAGATTGCAGAAGTCTTCGATTTAACCATTGAAGAAATATTTTTTAAAGATGAGGAGACTTACTATAATAAGTCAAGCAATAAATGA
- a CDS encoding AraC family transcriptional regulator produces the protein MQTYIKQHLHEPITLYNIASVSGYSMWHASRLFKELTGKTPFDYIRSMRLSQAAINLRDHEHQVIDVAFDYLFDSHEGFTKAFTKEFGLNPSTYREKKPMIRLFMPAQVKDYYLFLNQKPKEYNMEQSFIFTQVVKRPKRKLILKRGIKAEDYFAYCEEVSCDVWGELLSIKNAVSEPAGYWLPKHLRDNKSTYVQGVEVALDDTTEIPEGYDSIILDEAYYLIFQGEPYQDEELNYAHAIRDVKAAIKKFKPETYGYKFTDEYPRYQLEPQGERGYIEAIGIKPLSNQTF, from the coding sequence ATGCAAACATACATAAAACAACATCTTCACGAACCGATTACACTTTACAACATCGCATCAGTGTCTGGTTACTCAATGTGGCATGCATCTAGACTATTTAAAGAACTCACAGGCAAAACACCTTTTGACTACATCAGATCCATGAGATTATCTCAAGCCGCAATAAATCTTAGAGATCATGAGCATCAAGTGATTGACGTCGCATTTGATTACTTATTTGACTCTCATGAAGGTTTCACCAAAGCTTTTACAAAAGAGTTCGGATTAAACCCAAGCACTTATAGAGAAAAAAAGCCCATGATTAGGCTTTTCATGCCAGCACAGGTTAAAGACTATTACCTCTTTTTAAATCAAAAACCAAAGGAGTATAACATGGAACAATCATTTATTTTTACCCAAGTGGTCAAAAGACCAAAAAGAAAACTTATTTTAAAAAGAGGTATCAAAGCTGAAGATTATTTTGCTTATTGCGAAGAAGTATCTTGTGATGTCTGGGGTGAGTTACTAAGTATTAAAAATGCTGTGTCTGAACCTGCAGGATACTGGTTACCTAAGCATCTAAGAGATAACAAAAGCACATATGTTCAAGGTGTAGAGGTTGCACTTGATGATACAACTGAAATTCCAGAAGGCTATGATTCAATCATATTGGATGAAGCATATTATCTTATTTTCCAAGGTGAACCCTATCAAGATGAAGAACTGAATTATGCACATGCAATTAGAGACGTTAAAGCAGCAATCAAAAAATTTAAACCTGAAACATACGGATATAAGTTTACTGATGAATATCCTAGATATCAACTTGAGCCACAAGGCGAACGTGGATACATTGAAGCTATTGGTATTAAACCTTTATCTAATCAAACGTTTTAA